A window of Melopsittacus undulatus isolate bMelUnd1 chromosome 2, bMelUnd1.mat.Z, whole genome shotgun sequence contains these coding sequences:
- the MSANTD4 gene encoding myb/SANT-like DNA-binding domain-containing protein 4: MKQLKRKRKSNFSVQETQTLLKEIRKRREVLFSKQLNTTINELKRKAWEDIAECVNAVGEGEQRTGTEVKRRYLDWRALMKRKRLNANIKVVGAGFHLPSSNLDDSLNEDMDEKMGFAIESSFEWQNITDFREAGGSLTEIKVEEEEEDPQNFEFPIEEEEEILSSVLPDSKKENDLPEFPQIEEFGSLNSVQARLAYEDSHLLINLEKQKVELEKQRLDIEAERLQVEKERLQIEKERLRHVDVERERLQIEKERLQIEWEKLRLERLHAEKPALENDLTQTEKPIMQPLDLETEKLKLEKERLQLEKERLQFLKFESEKLQIEKERLQVEKERLRIQREGHLQ, from the exons atgaaacaattaaaaagaaaaaggaaaagcaattttaGTGTTCAGGAAACTCAAACACTCCttaaggaaataaggaaaaggagagaagtaCTCTTTTCAAAGCAACTTAATACAACAATTAATGAGTTGAAACGAAAAGCTTGGGAGGATATAGCAGAGTGTGTAAATGCTGTAGGTGAAGGAGAGCAAAGAACAGGGACAGAAGTGAAAAGGAGATACCTTGACTGGAGAGCACTCATGAAGAGAAAACGTCTGAATGCAAACATCAAAGTAGTAGGTGCGGGGTTTCACCTTCCTTCATCCAATTTAGATGACTCTCTCAATGAAGACATGGATGAGAAAATGGGATTTGCAATTGAATCTAGTTTTGAATGGCAAAATATCACTGACTTCAGAGAAGCTGGTGGATCTTTAACAGAAATCAAAgtagaagaggaagaggaggatcCGCAGAATTTCGAA TTTCCTattgaggaagaagaagaaattttgTCATCAGTTTTGCCAGATTCGAAAAAGGAAAATGACCTACCAGAATTCCCTCAGATTGAAGAGTTTGGAAGTCTAAACTCTGTTCAAGCTAGGCTAGCCTATGAAGATTCTCACTTGCTTATAAATCTGGAGAAGCAGAAggtggagctggagaagcagcgACTAGATATTGAGGCTGAAAGGTTGCAAGTTGAGAAGGAGCGCCTGCAAATAGAAAAAGAACGGTTGCGGCATGTTGATGTGGAGCGTGAGAGACTGCAGATTGAGAAGGAGAGGCTTCAGATTGAATGGGAGAAACTGAGGCTAGAGAGGCTGCATGCTGAAAAACCTGCCCTGGAAAATGACCTCACCCAAACTGAAAAACCCATCATGCAGCCGCTGGATCTagaaactgagaaattaaaacttGAAAAAGAACGTTTGCAGTTAGAGAAAGAGAGGCTGCAGTTCCTAAAGTTTGAGTCAGAGAAGCTGCAGATTGAGAAGGAACGTTTGCAAGTGGAGAAGGAGCGCCTTCGAATTCAGAGAGAGGGTCACTTGCAGTGA